In Deltaproteobacteria bacterium, the sequence TTTCGTAAATAAAGCCGCCCCCCGGCATGTCCAGTTTCAGGGGATGGCCGAGCAGGTGGAGGCAGTTGAACGCTTTTTGTTCAAAATATGAACACTCCGGCAGTTGAATCACCTCTTTCATCCCGGTCTCGTAGGCCTGGGGCATGCTGCCGGAGGCAATGCCCAGGCGCCTTTCCAAATCGCCGACGAGGCTGCCGCGCGCGCCCTCCCCGAAAACGGTCACCTTGGCCGTCAGGTCGATGCCTGGCTCGTAGGTGCCCTTGCGTCCGCCGTCGACATCCAATCCTTTGTCACCGGTTCTCACACCGACGACGCGGCTCCCGCTGTCATCATAGAGAACCTCGACACCGGCAAACCCGGGAAAAATGTTCACCCCCAGTGCTTCCGCCTTTTCGCCAAGCCAGCGGGTGAATTTGGAGAGGCTGACCACCGGAAACCCCGTGTTGTGAAGATAATGGGGCAGCACGGGAATTCTGAATGCGTTTGCATGCGTCAGAAACACCAAGGCGTCTCCCTTGACGGTGGCTTCGCCGGGAAACCCCTGCTCACGGTAATCGGGAATCAGCTCCTCGAGGGCCAGGGGGTTGAGAATGGCGCCGCTGACGGCATGTGCCCCGACTTCGGCCCCTTTTTCGATCAGGGCGACTTCCAGTTCGAGCCCCTTTGCATCGGCCAGCATCATCAGCTTTATGGCCCCGGCCAGGCAGGCGGGGCCGCCGCCTACAAACAACACGTCAAAAGGGATCTCTTCACGATTTTCTGTCATTGAAGTCCATATCTCCTTTACTGCAGCCAATTTTATACCGACGTTGCAACTGCGGGGTTGCTGTGGCGTATAATACCATTTCGGATGTGCCGCATCCACCTTTTTTCGGACACCGTCGACCACCGGCGCGCGCGCCATGAGATTGGCGGCCCTCGCCGTTCCTCTCCCCCGTGGTTTCGAAACGAAAAAAATTCGGTGCCGTCTACCCCCGAAAGATTATAGCGTTTGCCCACTCCCATGTTGAAACGGAACATATATATGGCAAATGCACTAGCTGCAACCTCGAGGTTTTTACCGGTTTTCCTGTTTCCTCAGCGGGGCCGGATCTTTTCAGTCCCGTTAAACAGCGACTTTTTAATGACGGCCTTGTCGTAGGCGCCGATGATGTCCCGGCGGGTCAGCACCCCTTCGAGTTGCAAGCCGTCGTCCGGAGAAACAACCGGCATGATGGAAAAATCTTTTCGGGTAATCCGCTCCAGCGCCTCATACAGATTGTCATTGGTTGTCACGGTGACCACCGTTCTCGTGGCGATGTCCCCCGCAATGACCAGACCGTTTAAATCTTCGTTGAAAATAGCGCTGCTGTAGTCGTTGAAGGACAAAATCCCCGCCAACCGGCCCGCTTCGTCGATCATGGGAAAGCTGTTGTATTTACTTTTGGAAACCATTTGCGAAAACGGTTCCAGCCCCATGTTTTCGGACACGGTCTCCACGGAGCTGTTCATCACGTCCCCCACTCTGATGGACTTCAGTACGTTCACTTCCCGCCCTTCGTGGATGTCGACGCCCCTGCGCACCAGCTTAAGCGTGTATATGGATTCCCTGACAAATTTCTGGACGGCCAGCGAACTGATAATACAGGTTATCATCAGCGGCAGAATGATTTTATAATCGCCGGTCATTTCGAACAGCATCAGGATGGCGGTCAAGGGCCCGTGGGTCGTGGCGCTGACCACCGCCCCCATGCCCACGATGCTGTAGGCCCCCGGCGATGCGGTAACCGTCGGAAACGCACCATGCACCAGTTCTCCGAAAATGCCTCCCGCCATGACCCCGAGGAAAAGAGACGGGGCGAAAATCCCGCCCGACCCCCCCGAACCGAGAGTGACGGATGTGGCCACTATCTTGACCGCGATCAGTAACAGCATGAGCCACCAGGAGATTTTCTGTACCAGGGAGAGATCGATGGCCCCGTAGCCCACCCCGAGGATCTGCGGAAAAAGAAATCCGGTCGCCCCTAAAATCACCCCCCCCACCACGGCCGTAATGTATTCCGGTTTGGCCCAGCCATCGAACAGGTCTTCAATCCGGTATACGACTTTGATGAAAACAAAGGCGATAAGAGCGCAGACCAATCCCAGGGACATGTAAAGCGGAAATTCCCACGCGCTGACCAACTCATAGCTTGGAACGACAAAGGCCGGAAAGTCTCCCAGGTAGTGCCGTGAAACGGCCGTGGCGGTAACCGCTGAAATCACGATGGGGCTGAAGGTGGCCAGTCCGAAGTCTCCCAGGACAATCTCCAGCGCAAACATGGAGCCGGCGATGGGGGCATTGAAGGTGGCGGCGATCCCGGCCGCGGCGCCGCATCCCACCAGTGCCCGCATACGGTCGGGCGATACTTTCAGGACCTGTCCGATGCTCGATCCGATGGCCGAGCCGATCTGGACGATGGGTCCCTCCCGGCCGACCGACCCGCCGGTACCGATACAAATGGCGCTAGCCAGCGCCTTGACCAGCACCAGCCGTTTGCGAAGAAGGCCTCCCTTCAGGGCCACGGCCTCCATCACTTCGGGAACGCCGTGCCCCTTGGCCTCGCGGGCCATAAAGTAGACCAGCAGCCCCACGAAAAGTCCCCCCACGGCGGGTGCGGCGATTCTCACGAGCCACGGTACGGTCAGGACGGCGTCCAGGAGATCGTCCGTAGATCCGTATGCCAGAATTTGAACAACCTTGATAAGGTAACGGAACCCCACAGCACCTAACCCGCCTGCAAATCCGACAACAATTGCCAACAACACCATGATGCTGTGTTCACGTGTTCTCAATATTTTGAAAAATGAACTTTTTTTCAAAATATTCATAGGCATGGACAATGACAACGTTTGCCCCAGCATTGGGGTTTACCGATTCGGTGCCGGTATCGACAGCCCAGGGCAGAGGCCGGGTATGGGAAAGTTCCCCCTGAAAGCATATGAACCGCCTCCGCTGCCGATGGGTTCTTTTGATATATCAGCTTGGACGGCACGGGTCAAACGCCCTGCAGGCCGTCAAGCAGGATGTCAACAGCGTTCACGAGCTAGGGTTGCAGGGCCCGGCACTCGTTGCGCCATGGAAGGGCTTTGTTCATTGTGTATATTGCTTGGATTTTTCTCCCCTTCCCTGTATGGGGCATTAAAACCCTTGACAAGAAAACTCAGTTACGTTTTACATTTCACATGGAATCCAGAAAAGCGCATGTGCACCCCCGCATCCACGACCTGAGACATGAACTGGAAAAAGGCAGCCTCACACGCCGCCAGTTTCTACGGTATTCGACCCTGCTGGGCTTCTCCGCGGCCGCATCGGCCCATCTCCTTCAGGCGCTCCGACCGCGGAAGGCCGCGGCCGCCGCTTACGGCGGGAAGCTGAAGGTTTCAGGCATTCTCGGCAGAATCGAACACCCGGCACGGTCCAAATGGATGGCCCCTTCGCAACTGGTGCGGAACATAGCCGAATACCTCACTTACACGGACGCCGACAACATCACGAGGCCTTATCTATTGGAA encodes:
- a CDS encoding chloride channel protein, giving the protein MVLLAIVVGFAGGLGAVGFRYLIKVVQILAYGSTDDLLDAVLTVPWLVRIAAPAVGGLFVGLLVYFMAREAKGHGVPEVMEAVALKGGLLRKRLVLVKALASAICIGTGGSVGREGPIVQIGSAIGSSIGQVLKVSPDRMRALVGCGAAAGIAATFNAPIAGSMFALEIVLGDFGLATFSPIVISAVTATAVSRHYLGDFPAFVVPSYELVSAWEFPLYMSLGLVCALIAFVFIKVVYRIEDLFDGWAKPEYITAVVGGVILGATGFLFPQILGVGYGAIDLSLVQKISWWLMLLLIAVKIVATSVTLGSGGSGGIFAPSLFLGVMAGGIFGELVHGAFPTVTASPGAYSIVGMGAVVSATTHGPLTAILMLFEMTGDYKIILPLMITCIISSLAVQKFVRESIYTLKLVRRGVDIHEGREVNVLKSIRVGDVMNSSVETVSENMGLEPFSQMVSKSKYNSFPMIDEAGRLAGILSFNDYSSAIFNEDLNGLVIAGDIATRTVVTVTTNDNLYEALERITRKDFSIMPVVSPDDGLQLEGVLTRRDIIGAYDKAVIKKSLFNGTEKIRPR